In the genome of Mycoplasma seminis, one region contains:
- a CDS encoding M17 family metallopeptidase, whose translation MFIKNVDKTRNNAMLLKAVFKNQEFPKTVVEKNNVVTEYFDKNEALVFLGEADKFKYESLYAFAKGFFASQAREYQIDLASFVKGEVTLALAVKAFVEAYNYVNADIYSAKTGKKEEKFAVSLLSDANENEYKEELDKAVVLSEAVNFARNLQVTPPNICNSEWLADQVVADLAKYDNLKVTVLDKKAIEENKMGLLLSVNRGSMYEPRVVVIEYNGNPDSKEKTVYVGKGITFDSGGYNIKTGRNMLGMKYDMSGSVFVASALKAIAQLKPKANVAAVMCITDNRVNGDASLPDSVWTSMNGKTVEINNTDAEGRLVMADGLTYGVRKLGATRLVDVATLTGAILVALGQTYTGVWATSEKAWEELSSAAKTSNELVWRMPLDEAFAKEIRNSVVADLKNTDLSGIGGGSSSAAMFLKEFTEGVEYIHLDVAGTADIASRPTGVMVKTLTQLALNNK comes from the coding sequence ATGTTTATTAAAAATGTTGATAAAACAAGAAATAATGCAATGTTATTAAAAGCTGTTTTTAAAAATCAAGAATTTCCTAAAACAGTTGTTGAAAAAAACAATGTTGTAACAGAATACTTTGATAAAAACGAAGCTTTAGTATTCTTAGGTGAAGCTGATAAATTCAAATATGAATCTTTATATGCTTTCGCTAAAGGATTCTTTGCTTCACAAGCTAGAGAATACCAAATTGATTTAGCAAGCTTTGTTAAAGGTGAAGTTACTTTAGCACTTGCTGTTAAAGCATTTGTTGAAGCTTACAACTATGTAAATGCTGATATTTACTCAGCTAAAACAGGCAAAAAAGAAGAAAAATTTGCAGTTTCATTACTTTCAGATGCAAACGAAAATGAATACAAAGAAGAATTAGATAAAGCAGTAGTTTTATCTGAAGCTGTAAACTTCGCTCGTAACCTTCAAGTTACACCTCCAAACATTTGTAACTCTGAATGATTAGCTGATCAAGTTGTTGCTGATTTAGCAAAATATGATAACTTAAAAGTTACAGTACTTGATAAAAAAGCTATTGAAGAAAACAAAATGGGATTACTTCTTTCAGTTAACCGTGGAAGTATGTATGAACCACGTGTAGTTGTTATTGAATACAACGGAAATCCAGATTCTAAAGAAAAAACTGTTTACGTTGGAAAAGGAATCACATTTGACTCAGGTGGATACAATATTAAAACAGGACGTAACATGCTTGGAATGAAATATGATATGTCTGGATCAGTATTTGTTGCTTCAGCCTTAAAAGCAATCGCACAATTAAAACCAAAAGCTAATGTTGCAGCAGTTATGTGTATCACAGATAACCGTGTAAACGGAGATGCTTCATTACCTGATTCAGTATGAACAAGTATGAATGGAAAAACAGTTGAAATCAACAACACAGATGCTGAAGGTCGTTTAGTTATGGCTGACGGATTAACATATGGTGTTAGAAAATTAGGAGCAACAAGACTTGTTGATGTTGCTACACTTACAGGTGCTATTCTTGTTGCTTTAGGTCAAACATATACAGGAGTTTGAGCTACAAGTGAAAAAGCATGAGAAGAATTATCTTCTGCGGCTAAAACATCAAATGAATTAGTATGAAGAATGCCTTTAGATGAAGCATTTGCTAAAGAAATTAGAAATTCAGTAGTTGCTGACCTTAAAAACACAGACCTTTCAGGAATTGGGGGAGGTTCATCATCAGCTGCTATGTTCTTAAAAGAATTTACAGAAGGTGTTGAATACATTCACCTTGATGTTGCTGGAACAGCTGATATTGCTTCACGTCCAACAGGTGTAATGGTTAAAACACTTACACAACTTGCATTAAATAATAAATAA